In one window of Lynx canadensis isolate LIC74 chromosome B3, mLynCan4.pri.v2, whole genome shotgun sequence DNA:
- the GPR65 gene encoding psychosine receptor — protein sequence MNSTCLEEQHYFDHYLFPVIYIFVVIASVPANIGSLCVSFLQAKKENELGIYLFSLSLSDLLYTSTLPLWIDYTWNNDNWTFSHALCKGNAFFMYMNFYSSTAFLTCIAVDRYLAVVHPLRFSFLRTRRSAFMVSLSIWVLETMFNGIILWKDETTIEYCEAKKSNFTLCYDKYPLEKWQINLNLFRTCTGYAIPLVIIMICNQKVYQAVQHNQATENNEKKRIIKLLISITLTFVLCFTPFHVMLLIRSVLEHDVNPDKHIFDHNKSGNPTYTMYRITVALTSLNCVADPILYCFVTETGRADMWNILKFCTGKLNNSQGQRKSILSMSTRDTVELDILE from the coding sequence atgaacagcaCATGCCTTGAAGAACAGCACTACTTCGATCACTATTTATTTCCAGTTATTTACATCTTTGTGGTTATAGCCAGTGTTCCAGCCAATATtgggtctctgtgtgtgtcttttctgcaagcaaagaaggaaaatgaattagGAATTTACCTCTTCAGTTTATCACTATCAGATCTGCTCTACACATCAACTCTCCCTCTATGGATTGATTACACTTGGAATAATGACAACTGGACGTTCTCCCATGCTCTGTGCAAAGGGAATGCTTTCTTCATGTACATGAACTTTTACAGCAGCACAGCATTCCTCACCTGCATCGCCGTTGACCGGTATTTAGCAGTTGTCCACCctttgaggttttcttttctaagGACAAGAAGATCTGCCTTCATGGTCAGCCTGTCCATCTGGGTGTTGGAAACCATGTTCAACGGTATCATTCTGTGGAAAGATGAAACGACTATAGAATACTGTGAGGCCAAAAAGTCTAATTTTACTTTATGCTATGACAAATACCCCCTGGAGAAATGGCAAATCAATTTGAACTTGTTTAGGACGTGTACAGGCTATGCAATACCTTTGGTCATTATAATGATTTGCAACCAGAAAGTCTACCAAGCTGTGCAGCATAATCAAGCCACGGAAAACAACGAAAAGAAGAGAATCATAAAACTACTTATTAGCATCACGTTGACTTTCGTCCTGTGTTTCACTCCCTTCCATGTGATGCTGCTGATTCGCAGCGTTTTAGAGCATGATGTGAACCCTGATAAACATATATTTGACCACAACAAGTCCGGGAATCCAACTTACACAATGTATAGAATCACGGTGGCACTAACAAGTTTAAATTGTGTTGCTGATCCAATTCTGTACTGTTTTGTAACTGAAACGGGAAGAGCTGATATGtggaatatattaaaattctgTACTGGGAAGCTTAATAACTCACAAGGGCAAAGAAAAAGCATACTTTCTATGTCTACCAGAGACACCGTGGAATTAGACATCCTGGAATAG